The proteins below come from a single Elusimicrobiota bacterium genomic window:
- the ugpC gene encoding sn-glycerol-3-phosphate ABC transporter ATP-binding protein UgpC, whose amino-acid sequence MANVLLRDIVKTINDNVIVDHINLEIPDREFCVLVGPSGCGKTTTLRMIAGLEEITSGEVWIGDRLVNNIPPKDRDIAMVFQNYALYPHMSAYDNMAFGLKLRKFSKKEIDSRVREAAEILNVTHLLKRRPKEMSGGQRQRIAVGRAIVRKPKVFLFDEPLSNLDAKMRVQMRTEISKLHNRLQTTMIYVTHDQVEAMTMGDRICVMKDGAIIQVDKPLDIYNQPKSKFVAGFIGSPPMNFMDVDVARRGGALWLDEGKFSLQLLPSMEKAATAYIGKPVILGVRPEDIYDRAYAGNTPPQGHTAAPVVEVVEPMGSEVMLYLNTGKNTLIAKVEPECEAKVNEEIEVVFNMEKIYLFDKDTLSRII is encoded by the coding sequence ATGGCCAACGTACTCCTGCGTGACATCGTTAAAACAATCAACGATAACGTTATTGTGGACCATATCAATCTGGAAATTCCGGATCGGGAGTTTTGTGTCCTAGTTGGTCCGTCCGGCTGCGGCAAGACCACCACGCTGCGGATGATCGCGGGTCTTGAGGAGATCACCTCCGGGGAAGTCTGGATCGGGGACCGCCTGGTCAACAACATCCCGCCTAAAGACCGGGACATCGCCATGGTTTTTCAGAACTACGCGCTCTATCCGCACATGTCGGCGTATGACAATATGGCTTTCGGGCTGAAGCTGCGGAAGTTCAGTAAAAAGGAAATTGACAGCCGCGTGCGCGAAGCCGCCGAAATCCTCAACGTGACCCATCTGCTGAAACGCCGTCCGAAAGAGATGTCCGGCGGCCAGCGGCAGCGCATCGCCGTGGGGCGGGCCATCGTGCGCAAGCCGAAGGTCTTCCTGTTCGACGAACCGCTCTCCAACCTGGACGCCAAGATGCGCGTGCAGATGCGCACCGAGATTTCCAAGCTTCATAACCGTCTTCAAACCACCATGATCTACGTCACGCACGACCAGGTGGAAGCCATGACCATGGGAGACCGGATCTGCGTCATGAAAGACGGCGCGATCATCCAGGTCGACAAACCGCTCGACATTTACAACCAGCCCAAAAGCAAATTTGTCGCCGGCTTCATCGGCAGCCCGCCCATGAATTTTATGGACGTGGACGTGGCGCGCCGCGGAGGGGCCCTCTGGCTCGATGAAGGGAAATTCAGTTTACAGCTCCTTCCCTCTATGGAGAAGGCCGCCACGGCGTATATCGGCAAACCCGTCATTCTCGGTGTGCGGCCCGAAGATATCTATGATCGCGCTTATGCGGGGAATACGCCCCCTCAAGGCCATACGGCCGCGCCCGTGGTTGAAGTGGTGGAACCCATGGGGAGCGAAGTGATGCTCTACCTCAACACCGGCAAAAACACGCTGATCGCTAAAGTCGAACCCGAGTGCGAAGCCAAGGTCAATGAGGAGATCGAGGTCGTTTTCAATATGGAAAAGATTTATCTCTTCGATAAGGATACGCTGAGCCGTATTATTTAG
- a CDS encoding TonB-dependent receptor produces the protein MIVVCLLLLAGQGARGTAEVSLDLTRTASRGERLSMAGQNQENISLSDPLDSEQAGTASTAIRDIPGVFSPERSPLGFGIGPGGAGGLSIRGFNTGQRTLFLRDGRPDAMGIFGHGLYDAYTTESFEKMEGVRGADSVRYGGGAIGGSVNMISRRRKTPGYETALDLGGGSFGTRQVIVQQGGNTGKGFDYYLAGGFRATDGHRVNSAADRNSFYTLLGWKPQSRVDVSLAARHNDSFVQDPGSLSEVLTLQSRGRKLDKWSRCQRTGTDLIVQDSLIPGDGSLHLFMDYGHNVIRNTSVTNYYWDSVDRSYGGSLSRTFQPLESLEVQTGYDLREAGGSGQDTSATPLLYPTRTQLEQGIFVLSKTRPWERLETSAGARLHHHQEYGWEFLPQTGFDLGVSTDTHLKGSVSKGFRSPTVSERLNLATANRDLGPERAWTYETGVVQQIRWVQAEVTGFYIDGSNLIRTEGVAPALKYQNSGAFIHRGIEASVHAPFSPLFDLSLGGTWQDPGNETNATPLRRYTLSAGTTIGRFSDELKVERVEALFGSDYVRTRLPNYTIVGLSARYRLNRAMRLYAEVHNLFNQYYELISGYAMPGRWAMSGIEVEF, from the coding sequence TTGATCGTCGTTTGCCTGCTTTTGCTGGCGGGGCAAGGGGCGCGGGGAACAGCGGAGGTATCGCTGGATTTGACCCGCACGGCTTCTCGGGGGGAACGGCTCTCCATGGCGGGACAGAATCAGGAGAACATTTCCCTGTCAGATCCTCTGGATTCGGAGCAGGCCGGAACGGCCAGTACGGCCATCCGCGATATCCCCGGAGTATTTTCCCCGGAGCGCTCGCCACTCGGTTTTGGTATTGGGCCCGGCGGGGCCGGCGGTCTTTCGATCCGGGGATTTAATACCGGTCAACGGACTCTCTTTTTGCGCGACGGTCGTCCGGATGCCATGGGGATCTTCGGGCACGGGCTTTATGATGCCTATACCACGGAAAGCTTCGAGAAGATGGAAGGGGTCCGCGGTGCCGATTCCGTCCGTTACGGCGGAGGCGCCATCGGCGGATCCGTGAACATGATCTCCCGGCGCCGCAAGACCCCTGGGTATGAGACGGCACTGGACTTGGGCGGCGGATCCTTCGGTACTCGCCAGGTCATTGTCCAGCAGGGGGGAAACACAGGCAAAGGTTTTGACTATTACCTGGCCGGCGGATTCCGTGCCACGGACGGGCACCGCGTCAATTCCGCGGCGGACCGCAACAGTTTTTACACGCTCCTCGGGTGGAAACCGCAGTCCCGGGTCGATGTCAGTCTGGCCGCGCGCCACAACGATTCCTTTGTCCAGGACCCTGGATCGCTCAGCGAGGTGCTGACGCTCCAGTCCCGCGGGCGAAAACTGGACAAATGGTCACGCTGCCAGCGCACCGGTACCGACCTGATTGTTCAAGACAGCCTGATTCCCGGCGACGGTTCGCTGCATCTGTTCATGGATTACGGTCACAACGTGATCCGCAATACGTCGGTGACCAATTATTACTGGGATTCGGTTGACCGCAGCTACGGCGGGTCCCTCTCCCGGACGTTTCAGCCTCTCGAATCGCTCGAAGTGCAGACCGGCTATGACCTGCGCGAAGCCGGCGGGTCCGGGCAGGACACCTCCGCGACTCCTCTTCTCTATCCGACCCGTACCCAGCTGGAACAGGGGATTTTCGTCCTGTCCAAAACCCGGCCCTGGGAGCGTCTGGAAACCAGCGCCGGCGCCCGTCTGCACCATCATCAGGAGTACGGATGGGAATTTTTACCGCAAACGGGTTTTGATCTGGGCGTCTCAACGGATACGCATCTCAAAGGGTCGGTCTCCAAGGGCTTCCGTTCGCCCACCGTTTCAGAACGGCTGAACCTGGCGACTGCCAACCGGGACCTCGGACCGGAACGCGCCTGGACCTATGAAACAGGCGTGGTTCAGCAGATCCGCTGGGTCCAGGCCGAAGTCACGGGTTTCTACATCGACGGCTCCAATCTGATCCGTACCGAGGGAGTCGCGCCGGCCCTCAAATACCAGAACTCGGGAGCTTTTATCCACCGAGGGATTGAGGCGAGTGTTCACGCGCCTTTCTCTCCGCTCTTTGACCTGTCGTTGGGGGGGACCTGGCAGGACCCGGGCAATGAAACCAACGCAACGCCGCTCCGGCGCTACACGCTCTCGGCGGGTACCACCATTGGACGTTTCTCGGATGAACTGAAGGTGGAACGGGTGGAAGCGCTCTTCGGCAGCGACTATGTTCGCACCCGCCTGCCCAATTACACCATCGTGGGCTTGTCGGCGCGTTACCGGCTGAATCGAGCCATGCGTCTGTATGCCGAGGTGCATAACCTCTTCAATCAGTACTACGAACTAATTTCCGGCTACGCCATGCCGGGACGCTGGGCCATGAGCGGTATCGAAGTGGAATTTTAA
- a CDS encoding formylmethanofuran dehydrogenase subunit E family protein gives MPKKQILGIGSLAAFGLLAVALRAVDFKHTAPKQTTLTELEAFHGHLGPYVVIGARIGDMALTRLTAKRFSGIRVVVEGTDKPPQRCAIDGLQVATGATFGKDSIRFKASPEFCVRLVNAETRGGLAVRLLPAFAKELDEWFAQKIDLHEQTHRVFNRPMESMMVVTSYAE, from the coding sequence ATGCCGAAAAAACAAATCCTGGGGATCGGATCCCTGGCCGCGTTCGGGCTTCTGGCGGTTGCTTTGCGGGCCGTTGATTTCAAACACACGGCACCGAAGCAGACAACGCTGACGGAACTCGAGGCCTTTCATGGCCATCTGGGTCCTTACGTGGTCATCGGAGCGCGCATCGGAGATATGGCATTAACCCGGCTCACCGCCAAACGTTTCTCGGGGATTCGGGTGGTCGTTGAAGGGACTGACAAGCCTCCACAGCGCTGCGCCATTGATGGGCTGCAAGTCGCCACTGGAGCCACTTTCGGGAAAGATAGCATCCGGTTCAAGGCTTCTCCCGAGTTTTGTGTCCGACTGGTCAACGCCGAAACCCGCGGTGGTTTAGCGGTCCGCTTGCTCCCGGCCTTCGCCAAAGAATTGGACGAATGGTTTGCTCAAAAGATCGATCTCCATGAACAGACCCATCGGGTCTTCAATCGTCCGATGGAGTCGATGATGGTAGTCACCTCCTATGCGGAGTAA
- the nikR gene encoding nickel-responsive transcriptional regulator NikR — MDKKRSPLRRFSVSVESDILKLVDDQVRQRIFPNRSDALRAMIRHQTTRREQQTQGDVIGIVGIVYDHHQRNLVSRMLHLQHDIPATILGSQHFHLDHHHCVETILLRGKAPDLDRFQKDLQNLRGIKHTSLSFLSPARNLK, encoded by the coding sequence GTGGACAAGAAACGAAGTCCTTTGAGACGATTCAGCGTTTCCGTTGAATCCGATATTCTGAAGCTGGTGGATGATCAGGTTCGCCAGCGGATCTTCCCTAATCGTTCCGATGCATTGCGAGCGATGATTCGCCATCAGACGACTCGCCGGGAACAACAGACGCAAGGGGATGTCATCGGAATTGTCGGAATAGTTTACGATCATCACCAGCGGAACCTGGTCAGCCGGATGCTCCATCTCCAGCACGACATTCCGGCCACTATTCTCGGGTCCCAGCATTTTCATCTGGATCATCACCACTGTGTGGAAACCATTCTTCTGCGCGGCAAAGCCCCGGATCTGGATCGGTTTCAGAAGGATTTACAGAATCTTCGTGGGATCAAACATACATCCTTGTCGTTCCTCTCTCCCGCACGAAATCTAAAATAA
- the dcd gene encoding dCTP deaminase, with amino-acid sequence MIKSDRWIIQMAKEKGMIEPFEAQQVRSVETPEGVRPVISYGVSSYGYDIRLARHFKVLDPAVVHRGVVDPKKFDLTGYQTLEADECLLPPHGMAIVQSLEYFRIPREVLVICQGKSTYARCGINIALAPLEPEWEGRLTFSISNSTPWPAKVYAGEGVAQILFLESDEVCKTSYADKQGKYQRQTVLTPPKV; translated from the coding sequence ATGATCAAATCGGACCGGTGGATCATCCAGATGGCGAAAGAGAAAGGGATGATCGAACCCTTTGAGGCGCAGCAGGTTCGTTCCGTCGAAACTCCCGAGGGCGTCCGCCCTGTGATTTCGTATGGCGTTTCCTCGTACGGGTATGACATTCGTCTGGCCCGGCATTTTAAGGTGCTGGACCCTGCTGTCGTTCACCGCGGCGTTGTAGACCCGAAAAAATTTGATCTCACCGGCTACCAGACCCTTGAAGCGGATGAGTGCCTTTTGCCTCCGCATGGGATGGCGATCGTGCAGTCCCTCGAGTATTTCCGGATTCCGCGCGAAGTACTCGTGATCTGCCAGGGCAAATCCACCTATGCCCGCTGCGGTATTAACATTGCTTTGGCGCCGCTGGAACCCGAGTGGGAGGGCCGGCTGACCTTTTCAATTTCGAATTCGACTCCCTGGCCCGCGAAAGTGTATGCGGGTGAGGGCGTGGCTCAGATTTTGTTTCTGGAGTCAGACGAGGTCTGCAAGACCTCCTACGCGGATAAACAGGGGAAGTATCAGCGCCAGACGGTGTTAACACCGCCCAAGGTCTAA
- a CDS encoding GuaB3 family IMP dehydrogenase-related protein: MAFFVGRDREARRAYGFDEIALVPGALTINPEEVEITTKIGLQKLEIPFLASAMDGVVDAKFAVAMGKLGGLAVLNLDGIHSRYENVDEVYEKIAAAPPEAATELVQKLYKEPVKEKLVAQRVSEIKAGKVLVAVSCIPQNAERFGAIAEEAGADLFFVQSTVTSVRHIATKYKIVDLKKLVAGFKIPVVLGNTVSYDACLELFDTGCAGVLIGVGPGAACTSRGVLGIGVPQVTATVDCAAARDFYYKRTGHYVSIITDGGMNMGGEMCKAFASGADAVMVGSAFARAKEAPGRGYHWGMATPHHNLPRGTRIHVGTTGSLDEILYGPARTDDGTQNLVGALRTCMGTVGARTIKELQLTELIIAPAIQHEGKIFQKAQRVGMGK, encoded by the coding sequence ATGGCATTTTTTGTAGGGCGCGATCGTGAAGCACGCCGCGCTTATGGATTCGATGAAATCGCTCTGGTGCCCGGAGCGTTGACGATTAACCCGGAAGAAGTTGAAATCACCACCAAGATCGGTCTCCAGAAACTGGAAATCCCGTTTCTGGCCAGCGCCATGGACGGTGTCGTGGACGCCAAATTTGCCGTGGCCATGGGCAAACTCGGAGGCCTGGCGGTCCTGAACCTCGACGGCATTCATTCCCGCTACGAGAACGTGGATGAGGTGTATGAGAAGATCGCGGCCGCGCCGCCGGAAGCCGCCACCGAGCTCGTCCAGAAGCTTTATAAAGAACCCGTCAAAGAAAAGCTGGTGGCCCAGCGCGTCAGTGAAATCAAGGCCGGGAAAGTCCTGGTCGCGGTGTCCTGCATTCCTCAGAACGCCGAACGCTTCGGCGCCATCGCCGAAGAAGCCGGGGCGGATTTGTTTTTCGTTCAATCCACCGTGACCAGCGTGCGCCACATCGCGACCAAGTACAAAATCGTTGACCTCAAAAAACTTGTGGCCGGGTTTAAGATCCCGGTGGTCCTTGGAAATACCGTCAGCTACGACGCCTGCCTGGAACTCTTTGATACCGGTTGCGCCGGCGTTCTGATCGGCGTGGGACCTGGAGCGGCCTGTACCTCCCGCGGCGTCCTGGGCATCGGGGTGCCTCAGGTCACCGCGACCGTCGACTGTGCGGCCGCGCGGGACTTCTACTACAAACGCACCGGACACTATGTCTCGATTATCACCGACGGCGGAATGAACATGGGCGGGGAGATGTGCAAAGCCTTCGCCTCCGGCGCCGACGCGGTGATGGTCGGATCGGCTTTTGCCCGCGCCAAAGAAGCGCCCGGCCGCGGATACCACTGGGGCATGGCCACGCCGCATCACAACCTGCCGCGCGGCACGCGCATTCATGTCGGCACCACCGGAAGCCTGGATGAAATTCTCTACGGCCCGGCACGGACAGACGATGGGACCCAAAATCTGGTCGGCGCGTTGCGCACCTGCATGGGGACCGTCGGCGCCCGCACGATCAAGGAACTGCAGCTCACCGAGCTCATCATCGCTCCGGCGATCCAGCATGAGGGCAAGATCTTCCAGAAAGCGCAGCGCGTGGGGATGGGGAAATAG
- the guaA gene encoding glutamine-hydrolyzing GMP synthase, which produces MIVILDFGSQYTQLIARRVREAKVYCEILPFRTSADELRKREPSGIILSGGPSSVYAADAPRPDAAIWTLGVPVLGICYGMQLMTEHFGGRVKKADHREYGPAEIQVVESNGLFGGLDEKLPVWMSHGDAADEMPSEFVCLAQSKNSRFAAIANLKTRFYGVQFHPEVQHTPSGARMLQNFLSNVCKEKPTWTMESFVQTQVKAIREQVGSGHVICAMSGGVDSSVAASLVDRAIGKQLTCVFVDNGLLRKGEKERIERIFKTRFKGELRIVDATARFLRALEGVKDPERKRKAIGAEFIAVFEEEAQKIGPVEFLVQGTLYPDVIESVSVKGPSATIKTHHNVGGLPDRMHLKLIEPLRFLFKDEVRALGKELAIPEDILQRHPFPGPGLAVRVLGLITPERLELVRRADAIVEEEIRSAGWYTKMWQAFAVLLPVSSVGVMGDERTYENVVAIRAVLSTDGMTADWVPLPYDVLAKMSSRIINDVRGINRVVYDISSKPPATIEWE; this is translated from the coding sequence ATGATTGTTATCCTCGACTTCGGTTCCCAGTACACGCAGCTCATCGCCCGCCGTGTCCGCGAAGCCAAGGTGTATTGCGAGATCCTTCCGTTCCGCACGTCCGCAGACGAACTCCGGAAGCGGGAACCGTCCGGGATCATTCTCTCCGGCGGTCCCTCCAGCGTCTATGCGGCCGATGCGCCCCGGCCCGATGCGGCCATTTGGACCCTGGGCGTTCCGGTCCTGGGGATCTGCTACGGCATGCAGCTCATGACGGAACATTTCGGGGGACGTGTCAAGAAGGCTGATCACCGGGAATACGGTCCAGCGGAAATCCAGGTGGTGGAATCCAACGGACTCTTCGGTGGCCTGGATGAAAAACTTCCGGTCTGGATGAGCCATGGCGATGCGGCGGACGAAATGCCGTCGGAGTTTGTGTGTCTGGCTCAATCCAAGAATTCCCGGTTTGCCGCGATCGCCAATCTGAAGACACGGTTCTATGGAGTTCAATTCCATCCCGAAGTGCAGCATACGCCGTCTGGCGCGCGCATGCTTCAAAACTTTCTGTCCAACGTCTGCAAGGAAAAACCGACCTGGACGATGGAGTCCTTTGTCCAGACCCAGGTGAAAGCTATCCGGGAGCAGGTCGGCAGCGGCCACGTTATCTGCGCTATGTCCGGAGGAGTGGACTCTTCGGTCGCGGCCTCGCTCGTGGACCGGGCCATCGGCAAACAGCTCACCTGCGTTTTTGTGGACAACGGCCTTCTCCGCAAAGGGGAAAAAGAGCGGATCGAACGGATTTTTAAAACGCGGTTCAAGGGCGAGCTCCGGATTGTTGATGCCACGGCCCGGTTCCTGCGCGCGCTCGAAGGCGTGAAGGACCCGGAACGCAAACGCAAGGCGATCGGAGCGGAGTTCATCGCGGTGTTCGAAGAAGAGGCCCAGAAGATCGGTCCGGTCGAGTTTCTGGTTCAGGGGACGCTCTATCCGGATGTGATCGAAAGCGTTTCCGTGAAAGGCCCGTCGGCCACGATCAAAACCCACCACAACGTCGGAGGACTCCCGGATCGCATGCATTTAAAACTGATCGAGCCGCTGCGCTTCCTGTTCAAGGACGAGGTGCGCGCGCTGGGTAAAGAGCTCGCCATCCCCGAGGATATTCTTCAGCGGCATCCCTTCCCGGGGCCGGGCCTGGCGGTGCGGGTGCTGGGCTTGATTACACCGGAACGGCTGGAGCTGGTCCGCCGTGCGGATGCGATTGTCGAAGAGGAGATCCGCTCCGCCGGGTGGTACACCAAGATGTGGCAGGCCTTTGCTGTGCTTCTGCCGGTCAGCTCCGTAGGGGTCATGGGCGATGAACGGACGTATGAAAATGTGGTGGCGATCCGCGCCGTGCTTTCAACCGACGGGATGACCGCGGACTGGGTGCCGCTGCCCTACGACGTACTGGCCAAAATGTCCAGCCGCATCATCAACGATGTCCGGGGCATTAACCGCGTTGTTTACGACATTTCGTCAAAGCCGCCCGCCACCATCGAATGGGAGTGA
- a CDS encoding phosphoribosylaminoimidazolesuccinocarboxamide synthase gives MGNATVTPLPLPVFIRGKVRDVYDLGDRLLMVASDRISAFDYVLPTAVPDKGKILTQMSVFWFEELSSIVPNHLISTRVKDFPAMLAPYCAELKGRTMLVRKTEKISIECVVRGYLAGSGWKEYQKNGKVCGVSLPPGLRESDRLPEPIFTPATKEEQGKHDENISFEQMVQRIGRPLSDTLRHHSLVLYEKASRLAEARGLILCDTKFEFGVLNGEVILIDEILTPDSSRYWEKAGWAPGQSQDSFDKQFVRNYLESIHWAKQPPVPELPPEVVSRTREKYMEAFKRITGKTFKP, from the coding sequence ATGGGAAACGCGACCGTGACCCCGCTGCCGCTGCCGGTATTTATCCGGGGAAAAGTGCGCGATGTTTATGATCTGGGAGACCGGCTGCTCATGGTCGCCTCGGACCGAATCTCCGCGTTCGATTATGTCCTGCCGACCGCTGTTCCCGATAAGGGCAAAATTCTTACCCAGATGTCGGTGTTCTGGTTCGAGGAGTTGTCGTCGATCGTGCCGAATCATCTGATTTCTACGCGGGTCAAGGATTTTCCGGCAATGCTGGCGCCCTATTGCGCCGAACTGAAAGGCCGGACCATGCTCGTCCGGAAAACAGAGAAGATATCGATCGAGTGTGTGGTCCGCGGCTACCTGGCGGGCAGCGGTTGGAAAGAATATCAGAAAAATGGAAAAGTCTGCGGTGTGTCCTTGCCCCCGGGACTCCGGGAGTCCGACCGGCTGCCGGAACCGATCTTTACCCCGGCGACCAAAGAAGAACAGGGCAAACACGACGAGAACATCTCGTTTGAGCAGATGGTCCAGCGGATCGGGCGGCCCTTGTCGGACACCCTGCGCCACCACAGTCTGGTGTTGTACGAGAAAGCCTCTCGCCTGGCCGAAGCGCGCGGGCTGATCCTCTGCGACACGAAATTCGAGTTCGGGGTGTTGAACGGCGAGGTCATTCTGATTGACGAAATCCTGACGCCGGATTCCTCCCGCTACTGGGAAAAGGCGGGCTGGGCGCCGGGACAATCGCAGGACAGTTTTGATAAGCAGTTTGTCCGCAACTATCTGGAGTCCATCCATTGGGCCAAGCAGCCGCCGGTGCCGGAACTTCCGCCGGAGGTGGTGAGCCGGACGCGCGAGAAGTATATGGAAGCGTTCAAGCGCATCACGGGGAAAACTTTTAAGCCTTAG
- a CDS encoding phosphoribosylformylglycinamidine synthase subunit PurS, with the protein MRGTYIIEVSHKKGVSDPVGRKLAGELHHLGTHAVQYVTTAQLYRLVGNLSLEDRNRIAKDLLCDPIVQDSGDGTVGVPASGLSRSKAHPTVAVIDVWFKTGVTDVVGESVLKGIQDLSISGVSEVRTGMRYRLWGLRTAEPARKIAGALLANPLVHDSLIHVD; encoded by the coding sequence ATGCGGGGCACCTATATCATTGAGGTCAGTCACAAAAAAGGCGTCTCCGATCCTGTCGGACGGAAACTGGCCGGCGAACTCCATCACCTGGGCACCCACGCCGTCCAGTACGTCACGACCGCTCAGTTGTATCGTCTGGTTGGAAATTTGTCGCTGGAAGACCGGAACCGGATCGCCAAAGACCTGCTCTGCGACCCCATCGTTCAAGACTCCGGTGACGGAACGGTGGGGGTCCCGGCGTCCGGTTTGTCCCGCTCCAAAGCCCATCCAACGGTCGCGGTGATCGATGTCTGGTTTAAGACCGGCGTGACCGATGTGGTCGGTGAAAGCGTTTTGAAAGGCATTCAGGACCTCTCGATCTCAGGTGTTTCCGAAGTCCGGACCGGCATGCGCTACCGGCTGTGGGGCCTGCGAACCGCGGAACCTGCCCGCAAAATCGCCGGAGCGCTTCTGGCCAATCCTCTCGTACACGATTCCCTGATCCATGTCGATTAA